Part of the Lotus japonicus ecotype B-129 chromosome 6, LjGifu_v1.2 genome, TGCTTGCCAAACAACAACTTGACAAGcttcatttatatatattttctttcatctAATATATAAAACTGAGACAATCTTATTCGAGTCATGAATATTCACATCATTGTCTGAGATTATTAACTTTCGTGGAAGTTTTTCATATATGAATCTAAAACATTACATGAATTAAGCATGTACCATTTGAGTAAACCGCTTAATCAATTAAGTACAAGAACTACACGGTTTTTAGGAAATAGATAACTagtaatgaaaaagaaaatgggTGGAAAATTCAACGTGGGGCTGATATAAAAGGTGCTGAATATCTCTTTTCTTTGTAAGCAgttgaagattttgaatatcAGTTCTCTACCTTCACTTTTGAAAGTCTTAAACCCATTTTCATTTCCTcgaacctctctctctctctcttcctacCTAATACCTACATAGTCTCACcaagttttccaagctttctcaagtatatatatattaatacaaGGACCATAGCTGCAAAACCAGAACAAGTTTGGATTTGTTTCAACAATGGCAATCATGAAAGTTATATGGAAAGCGATCTTCCCAGGTTGTTACAAGGGTGGTTATCCCTCAACCAAGCCCAAGAAAGTGGTGGCCACAAAGCCACCAAGTTCATCTCACAGCAGGATTTCTGTAACTGATTTGAGCAACCCTGGAAGCACCACTTTTACAGAGGATCTCTCAATTTCTCTAGCAGGAACTAACATTCATGCTTTCACTGTGGCTGAGCTCAAAGTTATCACACAGCACTTTTCTTCTAGCAATTTCCTAGGAGAAGGTGGATTTGGACCAGTGCATAAGGGTTTCATTGATGACAAGCTTAGGCCTGGTCTCATCAAGGCTCAACCAGTTGCTGTAAAGCTCTTGGACTTGGATGGCAAACAAGGCCATAAAGAGTGGCTGGTACTTACTTTTTCCAATGATTCTCTTAatggaactttttttttttggtaatgagAGCCTTTGAATTCTAACTctcttttgatttttcttgtgTGAACAGGCTGAAGTTGTTTTTCTGGGGCAATTCAGGCATCCACACCTTGTGAAGCTAATTGGATACTGCATTGAAGATGAACACAGGCTTCTAGTGTATGAGTATTTGCCAAGAGGGAGCTTAGAGAATCAATTATTTAGAAGTAAGAATTCTGTTATAATAATAGTAATCAATGATTAATTGTGTTTTACCAATCTGCTTAATTGGAACATGAATTAAAACTGATCACCTTTTTGTTGGAATTCCAGGATACTCAGCATCTCTGCCTTGGTCAACAAGAATGAAAATTGCTGTTGGAGCTGCAAAGGGTCTAGCTTTTCTTCATGATGCAGAGAAACCAGTCATCTACAGAGATTTCAAAGCTTCCAACATCTTGTTAGACTCTGTATGTATCTGATCTCACCTTCCTCCTCTACTGTTccattcaaaattaaaaacatcatTCATTTAAGGAAAATTATTCGCGTGAGAAGTAATGAATGTGATATATAACCTGACGTGTTGTGGGGTGTCTAACATGTTTAAATATGTGTAATTAACTTACTACTTATACTGACTTTTTCtcatttgttgttgttcttcCAGGATTTCAATGCAAAACTATCAGATTTTGGGTTGGCAAAAGATGGTCCAGAAGGAGATGACACCCACGTTTCAACCAGGGTCATGGGCACCCAAGGCTATTGTGCCCCAGAATATGTCATGACAGGTAAATTCAATCTTTCTAAATCTCTGATTATACTAACAATCTCAACAACCACAGAAAATGATTTAACAAAAAATCATTGCAACTAGATCACTTTAACCAatctttaatattttttcttctcaCAGGTCATTTGACAGCAATGAGTGACGTGTATAGCTTCGGAGTAGTGCTGTTGGAGCTGTTAACAGGAAGAAGGTCAGTGGACAAGAACCGTCCTGCAAGGGAGCAGAACCTTGTGGATTGGGCAAGGCCCATGTTGCATGATTCAAGGAAGCTTAGCAGGATCATGGACCCTAGGCTTGAAGGGCAATACTCTGAGATGGGAGCTAAAAAAGCAGCAGCACTGGCTTATGACTGCCTCAGCCATAGGCCCAAGAGTAGGCCCACAATGAGCACAGTGGTTAAGGCTCTTGAACCCCTTCAGGATTTTGATGACATTCCAATGGGACCCTTTGTGTACACAGTTCCAGCTGATAAAAGTGAAGTGCTTAAAGAAGGGAAGGATTTTGAATCACCTAGGGACAGGAAGAGGAGTCCCCATCCAAACAGAGGACATAGGCCTCATCCACTTAAATCCCCAAAGTCATCACCAAAGCCATCACCAAGGCCATCACCAAGGCCACAGTCACAAACTGATAGACATAGAAATGGGAGAGGAAGTGGATCAAATTCTCCTCCTGATCATCAGAAAGGCAAGGAAAGGTAgaacatgtttggaaatctttctGTAATTGATTCGAAAGTCAAGATCAATGCAGGGGAGAAACTTCGCTGAATAGCTTCTAAGTGtaccagaattgattatgaggaaaaGAACGGCTGCTGATAAGTTTGATAGGACACATACATAGTACTGTACATAGATATTTGCTATAAAATGCAtggtttttttatttagtgTACCAACTACTAGCTAGCCTAGGTGAGTGGAATGAGGCTTGAGCCATCAAGCAAAAGGAAAAAACAGACAGAGACAAAAGAAAAAGGAGGGTAGGCGTGCAAGTGTGATGGTCctcttttgttttatttttgtttttggataCTCTTCAATTGAAGAAGGAGGTtaatttttagtataatttGTGTATACATACGATTATAGATTTTGCTTGTTGATGAATTACAATTAGTGGCAATTACCGGCTATGATTTGATACTCTTCAATGAAGGGAGATAGTCAGTGATTATAATTTTTGTATAGTGTATACACACGATTGTAGATTATGCTTCTTGATGAATCAAAAGACTGGTCCAATTAGTGGACAATTACCAGCTACGATTTGTTGAACAAATTTTTGAAGTGTTTTCATACCAAGGATTACAGCTACAAGCCTACAAGATTTGACCAGACAACACGTAATATATAGAATAGGGAGCAActtgctatatatatatatatacatacactACACACTAACACACATGTATATAATATTTTTGACCAAACAACATGTAATAGAATAGGGAGTAACTTGCTATTTATACACATACACACAATATTATACGAGATTTGACCAAAGAACAAGAAATAGCATAAGGAGTAACTCAGCATATATGTACATATACACACATAATTAGTATATGTCCTGCTGTAAgaacaacaaagaaaatgaataatCATCTAACTTGAAGGGGCTCCAAATAAATTTTCAACTACTGTACAATGATACTGATATGAAGaaataaagaagaaagataaaagttcacctggttattttttattcattagCAAAAGTATAGTATAATCCTAGCTTCTAGAACATGAGCTAATAACATGCTGGaaatattaactaaaataataagATCTGAAATAAAATGTAATAGAAATATTTGTCCCAATGAACAGAAGCCCAAATAGAAGTAAAACTTCTATTAATTAATAAGATCACTTCAGCATGATCGTCGACCTAAATGAGTTTATTTGTGGGAGCTGGCAATTAATCTTCTACCAGATACTTTGACATACAACAATGTAGATTCCTAACAGATACTTCATTTCTTCTACATATCTCTTTTCTTATTACATCTATCATATATCTATTTGGTGTTTGCATTATGCAATGTCTACAAATCATTTTCCTAAACATAAGCACATAATGAAAACTTTGTTGTCTTCATAAAAACCGGTTCGTGGGAAAGTTGTATAGTACGAGAATCGTGACAGGATCAAATCATAAGATCGTTTGGTTGAAGAGAAGTAAATGCTGAAAGTAGTGTTAAGCCTCGGTCATACACTGGCCCCATATAATATTTTGGTAAATCATAAAAGAATTTAATGCGTGTGTTATGCACCGTCAATGTAAACTTTGTTTCCCCGTCACCCAATTAAATTCCGTCACATCAGCAAATATattattgttttaattaaaatttaaggtGAAAGTTATTATTCGACCTACGTGGCATGATGTCATTGGTTGTCAATAGTGCTTAACCATtaaactcatcataatcaagcGTTGAAATTATATAAGTACCAATCAACATGAGTTTTAATACATCAGCATCCTTTTTAAAGTGTGTGAAGTTGCTAGTTGGAGATACCTGAAATGTTCTTCCTTTAAAATTAATGGTGGCTCTGATGTTATTTGCATCGTGTAATACTTTGATTGCATTCATGTAGTAGCATTTGTTTTTTAAACTCAATGTCGATTCAGTGAATATTTGGACACTTTAGGAGTTTAGGTGGGACTGTCATATAATTATAAACCTTTCATGTTGTAAAAAAAAGCAACCAAATTAAGCCAATGATTGAAAGTTTTAGGGTGAAAGTGTAGTTATTGAATTGAGAGAGTACTTGCAGGCTGCAGCATTTTTTGGTTCGGGAGGAAATTTCAGGCTGCAGCATTTGACATGGTTTGTAAATTATACTCCTAAATGGTGTATTCTTTGGTTTCTTTTGGTGCTTGGCCGATTTTATATAACTGAGACGTGACATTTTAACTAAGGGTCATATCATTTCAGAAAAGcaatttaagttctcccatcactCTCCATGTCTTTTAGCAATATCAATTACTAAGTGGATTTCCCGGTGGTACagatcatttttatttataaaaatagtaACTTCTGGTAGGTTGAATGTTTTTATATTGAACTACATCATCaggaaataaaaaagaagataaacaGCAATTCTAAGTTAATACTCACTCTATCATATCATTTTCATATATTTGCCCTACTAATTTTTCTACTGTTTTTCTTTCATATCATACATATCATATCTCATTACAATTTTTATATTCATATCTCTCTCAAAGTAGAGTTGAATTTAGGATGTGAATAAAAAATTTCATGACCTGAGCTTTTTAGCCTACGCTTAGAAGTGTTGCAGTTAATCACACATTAGCAATAGAACAATGAGACAGAAGATTTTATTCAAAAACTGCTATCAAAAGGTGTAAAATTACTCCACAAAAGATAATCTTGTGAAAGGTGTAAACTAAATggctaaataaattaaatttaacaaAATTAACCAGCAAGACTAGCATTCAACTACAACGAGACTTTACATTCTTTCCTCTTCTCTTGTGCAGGAAACTGTTCTGTGAGTCTCTGCTTTTCTTATTTTATACAGTCTAAAAAGAATCAACAATTTGATCACATGGTCAAAACTCCTTGTGATCACACCTCACCCTTTGTAACATCTGATAACATTACTGTTATGTGAGCCGAAAAAGAGTAAAAGAAAACCTTATTCAACCCATATTTGAACCCAAAGTTTTGGCATGAAATCTCGTTCAACCTGATATACTCACTGACTCATCCACATGTGTGTCATATATCTGAGGTCGGAGGATTGGTGAAGCATAAAACTTGGGGCTCTCCAAGTGCTGCATAAACCTAAGATATGTATTGTCTCTGAACCTGCAATGCCATAAAATCAAGACTTCAGTGATTTACAGCATCTCTTCCCCCATAGGATTTGGATATGGGAGTTTGTTGTAACTCACCCAAGCTAGACCTGCCAAAATAAATAGCCAATTCTACATATAAGTAACATCAAATTTTGATGGCCTTCTGTTAGATTCGTAGATTACCCAGGATCTGTAATGAAGCTATGAACTTGATTAACATTAAACTAGAGAAAATTTGAACTTATTTTCTTATAGTGTGTCAATATGATTTGGGGTTTAAAACCGAAAATTTGAGAAAGTTCTTCCTCCATGTTGccagaaaaattaatttgtactTCAGGTGCACCTGTATAGCTCACCATAACTCCAGGTGCACATGCATAGAATGGATTTAGCCTATCTAACGTGAGTTGATTGACAAATCAATTGTTGGGATTTTAACAACTTCATATTTTACTATTATACATGAACGTGTATTTTATTACTATCAACCTATTTTAATTCATAACTCACACTTTACCATCTCAAGTGTATCTCTCAGTTTAGAGGAGTCAAACTACATAGAACATGAGTTATTAATTTCAATAAGAGGGCTTGCAACACTCACTTTTCAACACTCTCATTTAGTGGTTGAAATCCATGTTAGTCCCACTAAATACACAGTTTGTGAAGTTCAAGGAGTAAAGAGAGTGTCAAAGTGAGTGTGAATAGCATTTCTTCTTAGTTCAAACCTAAGGAAATAATTTGAATTTCTTGCATAGGCACAAATGTCCGATAATATCCTGGCCCCTGTATGCTTCATTCCAAGGATCTTACCGTGCACAATTTTGAATGGGAAAAGGAAGAAGAGTCATGTTCTCGATTTTAAGGAAGTAAACATTCTGAGAATTCTTAGAATATCGCTGTATGCTCTCTCTTAAAGTGATAAACAAAATGAAATGAGTTCAAATATACATTTCCCTTCGCCTTAAGTCCAAACAGAAAATGATTTCTAAGGCATACAATATAATCTTATttcaagagagaaagagaaaattcaagaaaagtTTGTTTCTTGGTATTTGTATAAGTGGTTACTCCAGTCTCTAAAGAAAAAGGAGTGGAGCAGATGCTGATAAAACAATTACAAATTTTGACAAAGTATACCAAAGAAAAAGATAATTCACCAAATAGATGGTAAATCTTCACAGAAATGGATATAAACCCCTTCAAACTATTTAGGTTTCAGAAAACTCCCCTATGGTTCAAAACTAAGCAACTTAACTACCTGAGCTTACCAACCCACATGAATGTGCAGCAAACTGTGATTAAGGAGTAAATATGCACTGTTTGTGAAGTTTAAGGAGTTGCTGAATTTTAAACTAAGGGGGTTTCCGCAATTGACCTCTAGTTAAAGACGGCTCCTTGCATTTTGACCTAAATCTTCCTACAGAATCTATGGAAATGTTAAAGACTTCCATGAGAAATCCATCTGCCATCATGTATTCTACCAACTTATGAGCCCTAAAACATTGGAATTTCCTTCTGGTCCCTTTTCAAATGTTTTTTCCTCTGCAAATCTTCACTAATAATCTTTCTATCTTCTTAAGACATAGCTTATTTTCCATAAAAtttccaaaaatcaatcaaacatttcatttttctttccaatTCCTATCATGTAGAATTCAGTATACTCTTGagtaaatacatttttaaatgagTAAGAAAATCAAATTACTAACACTAGATTGTAAAAGAAACAAATTTTAATTTCAGTAGAATAATGAAAAATCTGCTCAAGAAGATTAACTAGAGGAGAATATACCTAACTTCAGGTTCAGAAACAATCAGCAGAATGTTGGAGCAAATGGCAATGCAAACTTAAATGTTGATAGTCTCCACAAAAAAGAGACCCTCTGCTGATGATAGTTTCCTTTGTTTTACAAGCTGGAAACATGGATCCAGCACCCAAGTCAAAATGGTGGAAGGCAATGTCTAACCACTGGTTTGCAACAGAACTTTAATAAACAGCAATGGGCATATCTGCATTAGTACTTTGATGATAAGATTTCTTCTTCAATGAAGTACCCAATGTATGGTTCTGCCATAGAGCTTTCTTAATGCGGGCAGCTTCACTAGGCATTCCAGCTTTCAAAAGACGTGATGTCAAGTCATTTACAGTGATTTCATCCGGGGTGCAACCAACCACCAACATCCTATCAAAGATACCAATTGCTTCAAGCATCCTCCCTTTCGTACAATGCCCAATAATAAGACTGGTATATGTCACCTTATCAGGTTTACACCTCTTCTCCTCCATTTCAGCTACAATTCTATTAGCCTCATCTACATTCCCTGATTTACAATATACATCAATAACATGATTGTAGACAAACGGCTTCGGAACAATGCCACTCTGATTCATTAGTCTCAAAATGTTACGAGCTTCGTGCAGTCTGTTCATCTTGCAAAGACCACTGACAAGAGCAGagaatgtatatatatttgcaGAAACATGTCTATCATTCATTTTACGCCATATTTCCAAGGCGCGTTTCACCTGTCCAACTCCAAAATAGCCATAAATTAGGGAAGTGAAAGTGACAACATCAGGAGGACAACCCTCAACAGACATCTTTGCATACATGGCTAGCGCGGAATCCATTTTACCCGACTTGACAAAGCCATCAATAAGAGCATTAAAAGTACACCTATTAGGTCTAATTCCAGACCTAGTCATTTCATCGAAAAGCTTAACCCCCTCCCCCGTCTCACCCAACTTGCAATAACCTGATATTATCGTTGTATAACTataaacatcaggggccaactCCCCTTTCAACCAAACTTCCTTCATTAAGCTCCTAGCTCTACAAACCTCACTAATTTGGCACAAACCGTGAATAAGAGTGTTATACGTAATTATATTAGGTAAACAACCAAAACTCCTTAAATCACCGAGAAGCTTAAAGGCCTCATTAATTACCCCAGCCCTGCACAAACCCCGCATCAAAAGATTGACCGTATGGATCTTCGGACAATACCGCGACATGACAAGCTCCCTAAACAGAACAACAGCATCACCCACTTTATTCTGCCTTATCAAAATGTCAAACAAATGATGGTACAAACTATCATTGACTCCAACATAATTGCACTGAGAATCAGCAAGCAATTCCTTCGAAATATCGAACCTGCCAGCTTGTGCATACGAGGAAACCAAAAACCCCAATAGGTAACTATCAGGAAACTGCCCATCAAATTTCATCCAATCATACACCAATTTCGCAGAACCATGGAGATCCGATTCGCAAAGCGACCGCAACAGAAAATTGTAAGTCCAACTAGAATGCTTCATTTTCAACTTATCCTTAGTGAATTCAACAACCTTGAATCCCAATGCAGGAACAATGGTGAATCTATGAACAACCTCAGAGACTATAGAAGGGGTTAGATGCTTACTGAAATAGCCTACGAAACGATCAAGGGAGCTGGAGCGAGCGAAAACGGTGCAAACGATCTTGACGAACCAGGCTTCAGGCCTTCTGATGGAACCCATGTGGTGGTCGGCGCCGTCGCGGATGGTGCCGGCGGCATCGGAGGGTGGAGCGCTTGAACAGAGGGTGGTGATGAAGGCGACGGTCATGTGGTTGGCACCATCGGTCACGTGACCTTCGCTGATTGGAGCACGTGCGGCGGTCACGGTTGTTGTTGTTCTCCATGGAGGTGAACGAGTGCATGAAGGTCGAGGAGCATCTTACGGAGATGAATGAGTGGAGAGATCGAAATCAGTGAAGATAGTGGAGAATGAGAGGAATGACTGCGTTTTTTCTACACGAAATGGATCCTGAAGTGAGTTCTAACTGCTTGCTTGCTCAGTTTCTAGGGTTTTAGCAGTATCACCTGTGAGTGTGACACAGACATAGATGTGaactattttttttgtttgaaatggACATAGATGTGAACTTATATAATAAGATGCCTTTCATTTTGCAACATAATTTAGATTTTAtttggttaaatatgtttttggtctcCATAAACTAAACTAGTATTATACCCGTTTGTCcgtgataatt contains:
- the LOC130723218 gene encoding serine/threonine-protein kinase RIPK; amino-acid sequence: MAIMKVIWKAIFPGCYKGGYPSTKPKKVVATKPPSSSHSRISVTDLSNPGSTTFTEDLSISLAGTNIHAFTVAELKVITQHFSSSNFLGEGGFGPVHKGFIDDKLRPGLIKAQPVAVKLLDLDGKQGHKEWLAEVVFLGQFRHPHLVKLIGYCIEDEHRLLVYEYLPRGSLENQLFRRYSASLPWSTRMKIAVGAAKGLAFLHDAEKPVIYRDFKASNILLDSDFNAKLSDFGLAKDGPEGDDTHVSTRVMGTQGYCAPEYVMTGHLTAMSDVYSFGVVLLELLTGRRSVDKNRPAREQNLVDWARPMLHDSRKLSRIMDPRLEGQYSEMGAKKAAALAYDCLSHRPKSRPTMSTVVKALEPLQDFDDIPMGPFVYTVPADKSEVLKEGKDFESPRDRKRSPHPNRGHRPHPLKSPKSSPKPSPRPSPRPQSQTDRHRNGRGSGSNSPPDHQKGKER
- the LOC130723337 gene encoding pentatricopeptide repeat-containing protein At2g06000-like gives rise to the protein MTVAFITTLCSSAPPSDAAGTIRDGADHHMGSIRRPEAWFVKIVCTVFARSSSLDRFVGYFSKHLTPSIVSEVVHRFTIVPALGFKVVEFTKDKLKMKHSSWTYNFLLRSLCESDLHGSAKLVYDWMKFDGQFPDSYLLGFLVSSYAQAGRFDISKELLADSQCNYVGVNDSLYHHLFDILIRQNKVGDAVVLFRELVMSRYCPKIHTVNLLMRGLCRAGVINEAFKLLGDLRSFGCLPNIITYNTLIHGLCQISEVCRARSLMKEVWLKGELAPDVYSYTTIISGYCKLGETGEGVKLFDEMTRSGIRPNRCTFNALIDGFVKSGKMDSALAMYAKMSVEGCPPDVVTFTSLIYGYFGVGQVKRALEIWRKMNDRHVSANIYTFSALVSGLCKMNRLHEARNILRLMNQSGIVPKPFVYNHVIDVYCKSGNVDEANRIVAEMEEKRCKPDKVTYTSLIIGHCTKGRMLEAIGIFDRMLVVGCTPDEITVNDLTSRLLKAGMPSEAARIKKALWQNHTLGTSLKKKSYHQSTNADMPIAVY